In Mauremys reevesii isolate NIE-2019 linkage group 8, ASM1616193v1, whole genome shotgun sequence, a single genomic region encodes these proteins:
- the HARS1 gene encoding histidine--tRNA ligase, cytoplasmic isoform X1, which produces MPSSSAHAQCSEVPGWVGDGSAAAGLTGAAVTMADEAAELEEALRRQADTVRRLKQEKASPEEVAEQVAKLLELKAQLGTDEGKHKFVLKTPKGTRDYNPKQMAIREKVFDIIISTFKRHGAEVIDTPVFELKETLTGKYGEDSKLIYDLKDQGGELLSLRYDLTVPFARYLAMNKITNIKRYHIAKVYRRDNPAMTRGRYREFYQCDFDIAGQFDPMIPDAECLKIVHEILSGLQIGDFLIKVNDRRILDGMFAVCGVPDSKFRTICSTVDKLDKATWEDVKSEMVGEKGLSPEAADRIGEYVQLHGGLGLIEQLLQDPKLSQNKLAREGLGDMKLLFEYLTLFGIADKISFDLSLARGLDYYTGVIYEAILLQPQNAHKEEPVSVGSVAGGGRYDGLVGMFDPKGRKVPCVGVSIGIERIFSIMEQKVEASEEKIRTTETQVLVAAAQKKLLEERLKLISELWDSGIKAEMLYKKNPKLLNQLQYCEDNGIPLVAIVGEQELKDGVVKLRVVATREEVDVRRENLIEEIKRRTCHP; this is translated from the exons ATGCCCAGCTCCtccgcgcatgctcagtgcagtgAGGTTCCGGGGTGGGTGGGAGACGGGAGTGCGGCGGCCGGGCTGACGGGCGCTGCGGTGACCATGGCTGACGAAGCGGCGGAGCTGGAGGAGGCGCTGCGGCGCCAGGCGGACACGGTGCGGCGGCTGAAGCAGGAGAAGGCCAGTCCGGAAGAG GTGGCTGAGCAGGTGGCGAAGCTGCTGGAGCTGAAGGCGCAGCTGGGCACAGATGAGGGGAAACACAAGTTTGTCCTCAAGACCCCAAAG GGCACCCGGGACTACAACCCCAAGCAGATGGCCATCCGGGAGAAAGTCTTCGACATCATTATCAGCACCTTCAAGCGCCATGGAGCTGAGGTCATCGACACCCCTGTGTTTGAGCTGAAG GAAACTCTGACAGGAAAGTATGGGGAGGACTCGAAGCTCATCTATGACCTGAAAGACCAGGGGGGAGAGCTGCTGTCTCTTCGCTATGACCTCACT GTGCCCTTTGCTCGTTATTTGGCAATGAACAAAATCACCAACATTAAGCGCTACCACATTGCCAAAGTTTACAGACGGGATAATCCGGCCATGACGAGGGGCCGCTACAGGGAGTTCTACCAGTGT GATTTTGACATCGCCGGACAGTTTGACCCCATGATTCCCGATGCTGAGTGTCTGAAGATTGTGCATGAGATCCTGAGCGGGCTGCAGATTGGAGACTTCCTCATTAAG GTCAACGACCGGCGTATCCTTGATGGGATGTTTGCAGTTTGTGGGGTACCAGACAGCAAGTTCCGAACGATTTGCTCCACTGTGGACAAACTAGACAAG gcaacATGGGAGGATGTGAAGAGCGAGATGGTTGGCGAGAAGGGGCTCTCGCCAGAGGCTGCAGATCGCATTGGGGAATACGTTCAACTGCATG GTGGTCTGGGTCTGATTGAGCAGCTGCTCCAGGATCCTAAGTTGTCCCAGAACAAGCTGGcccgggaggggctgggagacaTGAAGCTGCTGTTTGAGTACCTGACCCTGTTTGGCATCGCAGATAAG ATCTCCTTCGACCTGAGCCTGGCGCGGGGTCTGGATTATTACACTGGGGTGATCTACGAGGCCATCCTGCTTCAGCCTCAGAACGCCCACAAGGAGGAGCCGGTCAGTGTGGGCAGTGTGGCTGGAGGCGGCCGCTATGACGGGCTGGTGGGGATGTTTGACCCCAAGGGGCGGAAGGTGCCCTGTGTGGGAGTCAGCATCGGAATCGAGCGGATCTTCTCTATCATGGAGCAGAAAGTGGAG GCTTCAGAAGAAAAGATCCGGACTACAGAGACACAGGTTCTTGTAGCGGCTGCACAGAAGAAACTCCTTGAAGAGAGACTGAAGCTCATCTCTGAGCTGTGGGATTCTGGGATCAAG GCAGAGATGCTGTATAAGAAGAACCCCAAGCTGCTGAACCAGCTGCAGTATTGTGAAGACAACGGAATCCCTCTCGTTGCCATTGTAGGAGAGCAGGAGCTAAAGGATGGAGTTGTCAAGCTGCGAGTCGTAGCTACGAGGGAAGAG gTTGATGTTCGTAGGGAAAACCTCATTGAGGAAATCAAGAGGCGAACGTGCCATCCCTAG
- the HARS1 gene encoding histidine--tRNA ligase, cytoplasmic isoform X2, which produces MYFLPVAEQVAKLLELKAQLGTDEGKHKFVLKTPKGTRDYNPKQMAIREKVFDIIISTFKRHGAEVIDTPVFELKETLTGKYGEDSKLIYDLKDQGGELLSLRYDLTVPFARYLAMNKITNIKRYHIAKVYRRDNPAMTRGRYREFYQCDFDIAGQFDPMIPDAECLKIVHEILSGLQIGDFLIKVNDRRILDGMFAVCGVPDSKFRTICSTVDKLDKATWEDVKSEMVGEKGLSPEAADRIGEYVQLHGGLGLIEQLLQDPKLSQNKLAREGLGDMKLLFEYLTLFGIADKISFDLSLARGLDYYTGVIYEAILLQPQNAHKEEPVSVGSVAGGGRYDGLVGMFDPKGRKVPCVGVSIGIERIFSIMEQKVEASEEKIRTTETQVLVAAAQKKLLEERLKLISELWDSGIKAEMLYKKNPKLLNQLQYCEDNGIPLVAIVGEQELKDGVVKLRVVATREEVDVRRENLIEEIKRRTCHP; this is translated from the exons ATGTACTTCCTTCCG GTGGCTGAGCAGGTGGCGAAGCTGCTGGAGCTGAAGGCGCAGCTGGGCACAGATGAGGGGAAACACAAGTTTGTCCTCAAGACCCCAAAG GGCACCCGGGACTACAACCCCAAGCAGATGGCCATCCGGGAGAAAGTCTTCGACATCATTATCAGCACCTTCAAGCGCCATGGAGCTGAGGTCATCGACACCCCTGTGTTTGAGCTGAAG GAAACTCTGACAGGAAAGTATGGGGAGGACTCGAAGCTCATCTATGACCTGAAAGACCAGGGGGGAGAGCTGCTGTCTCTTCGCTATGACCTCACT GTGCCCTTTGCTCGTTATTTGGCAATGAACAAAATCACCAACATTAAGCGCTACCACATTGCCAAAGTTTACAGACGGGATAATCCGGCCATGACGAGGGGCCGCTACAGGGAGTTCTACCAGTGT GATTTTGACATCGCCGGACAGTTTGACCCCATGATTCCCGATGCTGAGTGTCTGAAGATTGTGCATGAGATCCTGAGCGGGCTGCAGATTGGAGACTTCCTCATTAAG GTCAACGACCGGCGTATCCTTGATGGGATGTTTGCAGTTTGTGGGGTACCAGACAGCAAGTTCCGAACGATTTGCTCCACTGTGGACAAACTAGACAAG gcaacATGGGAGGATGTGAAGAGCGAGATGGTTGGCGAGAAGGGGCTCTCGCCAGAGGCTGCAGATCGCATTGGGGAATACGTTCAACTGCATG GTGGTCTGGGTCTGATTGAGCAGCTGCTCCAGGATCCTAAGTTGTCCCAGAACAAGCTGGcccgggaggggctgggagacaTGAAGCTGCTGTTTGAGTACCTGACCCTGTTTGGCATCGCAGATAAG ATCTCCTTCGACCTGAGCCTGGCGCGGGGTCTGGATTATTACACTGGGGTGATCTACGAGGCCATCCTGCTTCAGCCTCAGAACGCCCACAAGGAGGAGCCGGTCAGTGTGGGCAGTGTGGCTGGAGGCGGCCGCTATGACGGGCTGGTGGGGATGTTTGACCCCAAGGGGCGGAAGGTGCCCTGTGTGGGAGTCAGCATCGGAATCGAGCGGATCTTCTCTATCATGGAGCAGAAAGTGGAG GCTTCAGAAGAAAAGATCCGGACTACAGAGACACAGGTTCTTGTAGCGGCTGCACAGAAGAAACTCCTTGAAGAGAGACTGAAGCTCATCTCTGAGCTGTGGGATTCTGGGATCAAG GCAGAGATGCTGTATAAGAAGAACCCCAAGCTGCTGAACCAGCTGCAGTATTGTGAAGACAACGGAATCCCTCTCGTTGCCATTGTAGGAGAGCAGGAGCTAAAGGATGGAGTTGTCAAGCTGCGAGTCGTAGCTACGAGGGAAGAG gTTGATGTTCGTAGGGAAAACCTCATTGAGGAAATCAAGAGGCGAACGTGCCATCCCTAG